One Chloroflexota bacterium genomic region harbors:
- a CDS encoding transposase yields the protein MPRKRFAAEEIINKLREAEVRLARGETVAQVCKVLGVTDQTFYRWRREYGGLRIDQAKRL from the coding sequence ATGCCAAGGAAACGGTTTGCGGCAGAGGAGATCATCAACAAGCTCCGGGAAGCGGAGGTGCGCCTGGCCAGGGGAGAGACCGTGGCCCAGGTGTGCAAGGTCCTTGGGGTAACCGACCAGACCTTCTATCGGTGGCGACGGGAGTACGGCGGCCTGCGCATCGATCAAGCGAAGCGGCTCA